The nucleotide window GGCGAGCACTGGCCGGAGATCACCTTCACCACCGGCATCGACCCGGCCGCGGCGGACCGCACGGTCCCCGGAGTACCGGCCCGCCTCGCCCGCCTGCTGTCCAACCTCCTCGACAACGCCGCCAAGTTCTCCCCGCCCGGCGGCCCGGTGGACACCGAACTCACCCTGCGCGAAGAGGAGTTGCACCTGACGGTCCGCGACCACGGCCCCGGCATCGCACCCGAGGACCTCCCCCATGTCTTCGACCGCTTCTACCGCGCGAAGGCCGCCCGCGCCCTCCCCGGCTCGGGCCTCGGCCTGGCCATGGCCCGGCAGATCGCCCGCGCCCACGGCGCCGACCTCACGGCGGAACACGCACCGGGCGGCGGCGCCCTCTTCCGGCTGCGGATGCCGCCGCCGGCGGCGTAGCACCGGTCAGCACACGCGAGCGCCGCCGGCGGCCGGCCCGTCGGAGGCGCCCATCGTCGCCGTGGCGGCGGCCGCGTGGCTGCCACGGACCCTTCACCGTCGAGAAGTGCTCCGTCGTCGTTCCTCTAGGCAACTACAGCAAGAACTCGAGCCGCAGCCATTCCTACAGCGATCACAGCTGCACGGGAACATGCCGCACGGCCGACGGCCGGGCCGTGGACGCCGAAGCCGAGATGACGGGCCTGGGGAGCGACCACCACGCAGGGGAGGCGCTCCCGGCCCGGCGCGCCACCGGGCACCACGCCCAGCTGCTCGACCCCTGGGAGGCCCTGCAGCAGTTCGCGGGGGGATTCGCGTTGCTGCCGCCGGCGGCCTTCGCGCTCTTCTGGCTGCTCACGGACTTCGGCCGGACCAGCGGAAGTTGGCGCGTCCTGGGCGAACCTGGCGGGCGGCCGGGGGCACCGCGGCCCGCGCGGCCGTGGTCACCCTCGCGGCCGTGTCCGCCGTCGGCGTCGTCATCGGCATCGGCATCGGCAGCCCCGTGCTCGCCTTCGCACTCCCCGGCTGAGCGCGAAGCCGGCTGCCGAGGGCCGGCTCCCCCCGAACCGCCGAAGACCCCGAGAGCGCCGGATCGCCGGGCTCTCAGGGTCTGTCGTGGGATCGAGGACTCGGGGCCCTCAGAACCCCGCCGGCTCCGTATAGATGCCCCACTCGTCCCGCAGCGCGCCGCAGATCTCGCCGAGGGTGGCCTCGGCGCGGACGGCGGCCAGCATCGGCTCGATCATGTTGCTGCCGTCGCGGGCGGATTCCAGCATCGTCTTCAGTGCGGCCTGCACCCGGGCGTCGTCGCGCGCCGCCTTGCGGTCCGCGAGGGTGCGTACCTGCTCCCGCTCGACCTCGTGGCTGACCCGCAGGATCTCCAGATCGCCGGTGACCGAGCCGTGGTGGCAGTTGACGCCGACGACCTTCTTGTCGCCCTTCTCCAGCGCCTGCTGGTACTGGAAGGCGGACTCGGCGATCTCGCCGGTGAACCAGCCGTCCTCGATACCGCGCAGGATGCCGGAGGTCATCGGGCCGATGGGGTGCTCGCCGGTCGGGACCGCGCGCCGGCCGCGCTCCTTGATCTGCTCGAAGATCTTCTCCGCGTCCGCCTCGATCCGGTCGGTCAGCGACTCGATGAACCACGAACCGCCCAGCGGGTCGGCGACGTTGGCGACGCCGGTCTCCTCCATCAGCACCTGCTGGGTGCGCAGCGCGATCTCCGCGGCCTGCTCGCTGGGCAGCGCCAGGGTCTCGTCCAGCGCGTTGGTGTGCAGCGAGTTGGTGCCGCCGAGCACGGCCGCCAGGGCCTCGACGGCGGTGCGCACCACGTTGTTGTACGGCTGCTGGGCGGTCAGCGAGACACCGGCGGTCTGGGTGTGGAAGCGCAGCCACTGCGCCTTCTCGCTCGTCGCGCCGTAGACGTCCCGCATCCAGCGGGCCCAGATCCGCCGCGCGGCGCGGAACTTGGCGATCTCCTCGAAGAAGTCGAGATGCGCGTCGAAGAAGAAGGACAGGCCGGGGGCGAAGGTATTGACGTCCAGGCCGCGCGAGAGGCCGAGCTCCACGTAGCCGAAGCCGTCGGCCAGCGTGTACGCCAGCTCCTGCGCGGCCGTCGCGCCCGCCTCGCGGATGTGGTAACCGGAGACCGAGAGCGGCTTGTACGCGGGGATGCCGCGGGCACAGTGCTCCATCAGGTCGCCGATCAGGCGCAGATGCGGCTCGGGCTGGAAGAGCCACTCCTTCTGCGCGATGTACTCCTTGAAAATGTCCGTCTGGAGGGTGCCGTTCAGGACGCCGGGGTCGATCCCCTGCCGTTCGGCGGCCACCAGATACATGCAGAAGACCGGGACGGCGGGCCCGCTGATCGTCATGGACGTCGTGACGTCACCCAGCGGGATGTCCTTGAACAGGACCTCCATGTCGGCGGCGGAGTCGATGGCGACGCCGCAGTGGCCGACCTCGCCGAGCGCGCGCGGGTCGTCGGAGTCCCGTCCCATCAGGGTCGGCATGTCGAAGGCCACGGAGAGTCCGCCGCCACCGGCCTTGAGGATCATCTTGTAGCGCTCGTTGGTCTGCTCGGCGTTGCCGAAGCCGGCGAACTGGCGGATCGTCCAGGTCCGCCCCCGGTAGCCGGTCGGATACAGGCCCCGGGTGAAGGGGTACTCGCCCGGCCAGCCGATCCGCTCGAATCCCTCGACGGTGTCCCCGGGCCGGGGCCCGTACGCCGGCTCGACGGGATCGCCCGAGAGCGTGGTGAAGTCCGCGTCCCGCTTGCGGGCGGAGTCGTACCGAGCCTGCCAGCGGCGGCGGCCCTCATCGATCGCGTCAGCGTCCATACCCTCGAATTTACTAGGACGTCCAAGTAATTGTCGACGGGAGCGGGCCCTCAGTCGCCACATGCGTCACCGGAGTCACTTTCCGTAACCGTGAGCACACAGCAGAACGCGCCCGCCCCGCGGGGACAGGCGCGTCAGACGGGACGGGCCGCCGTCAGACCTTCACCGGCTCCGGCGTCCCCTCGGCGAGCAGCGGCTCGATCTCGCGGACCACCTGGCGCTCCACGAAGAACGCGGCGGTGGGGATCGTGCCGGCGATCAGCACCCACAGCAGCTTGCCGAACTTCCACTTGGCCTTGGAGCCCAGGTCGAAGGCGAAGACCAGGTAGACGATGTAGAGCACGCCGTGGATCTGCGAGACGACCAGGGTGAGGTCCTTGCCCATCCCGAAGCCGTACTTGAACACCATGCAGGTGCAGAGCACCAGCAGCATCACGGCGGTGATGTAGGCCATCACCCGGTAGCGGGTCAGGACGCTTCGCTTCATGCCCCGAGCGTAACCACCGGTTCCGGTGCGATCTTCGCCGCCCCCCTTGTGAATGGGAGGGCGGGGCACCTGAACGGGAGGGCGGGTCACTCGTCCTTGAAGTCGGCCGCCGCCACCCGCAGCGGCCGCAGCAGCGCGAAGATCTCCCCGCACTCCTCGGCGTCGTACGTCCCGAGCCCGAAGTCCATCGCCATCAGCTCGCGGGTCGCCGCGTCACACACCTCACGACCCTTTTCGGTGATGGTGGCGAGCGTGCCCCGCCCGTCGTTCGGGTTGGGCCGCTTGGCGACGAGACCGGACTTCACCAGCCGGTCGACGGTGTTGGTCACCGAGGTGGGATGCACCATGAGCCGCTCACCGATCTTGGACATCGGCAGCTCACCGGCCTTGGAGAAGGTCAGCAGCACCAGCGCCTCGTAGCGGGCGAAGGTCAGTCCGTACGGCTTGACCACCGCGTCCACCTCGGCCAGCAGGATCTGATGGGCGCGCATGATCGAGGTGATGGCGGCCATCGAGGGCACGGACCCCCAGCGCTGCCGCCACAGTTCGTCGGCGCGCGCAATGGGATCGAAGGCAAGGCTGAGCGGCTTCGGCACGCGTCCGACCCTACCCGGGGCTCACATGGTGGTCAGCCGTGTCTCAGTTTTCGGTCCCGGGGGCCGGGTCCGGCCGCCCGGCGCCCCGCCGGGACGCGCGCCGGCCCCGGCCCCGCCGGCCCCCTGCGCCGTCCGCCGCACCTCCCGGATCACCGCCGCCACCGCCGCCACTCCCACGACCCCCGCGGCCGGCATCACGACCCGCAGGGGCGCCCACTCCGCCGCCGCCCCGGCCAGCCCCATCGCGAGCCCCATCACGCTCATCCGCCCCGCCTGCATCACCGTCATCGCCTGGCCCAGCAACTCCTCGGGGACCGCGGCGACGAACCACCGGTCGACCCCGAAGTTGTACGAGATCCCGGTGCCGGTCAGCACCAGCAGCAGCACCGCCCAGCCGAACGAGGGGCGGGCGGCGAAGCCGAGCGAGGGCAGGACCGCGAAGACGCCCATGGGAAAGGTCAGCCGGGCACGGGCCCGCGGGCCGAGCAACGAGCCCACCAGGCTCTCCGCGGCCACCGCGCCCAGCGGCATGGCGCACAGCAGCAGCCCCGTCCCGGCCGGTCCCACCCCCAGCAGGCCGGAGTAGGGCACCAGCAGCGCCTCGGGGACGACGACGAACGCCGGCGGCAGCCACGTCAGCAGCAGCAGCGCCCGCACCCGGCGGTCGGCCAGCAGCCGCCGGACACCGCCCAGCGACGCCCCCAGCAGCGCACCGCCCGCCGCGGCACCCGGCACCCCGCCGCGGGCCGGCCGCGCCCGGGTCCCCAGCCGCAGCAGCAGCGCCGAGGCGAGGAAGGTGCCCGCGGTGAGCGCGAGGACGGACCGCGGGGAGACCGCGGCGAGCAGCAGACCGCCCGCCGCGAACCCGGCGAGCTGTGCGCCCTGGTTCACCAGGCGGATCACCGAGCGCCCCAGCACGAACGGCTCCCCCGCGCCGAGGATCTCGCCCAGCGTCGCGGCGCGGGTACCGGCGAAGACCGGCGCGAGGACGGCGAGCACACAGCGCAGCGCCAGCAGGACCGGGACCGGTGTGCCCGGCAGCACCATTCCGGCCGTCGCCAGGGCGCACAGCAGATCGCAGCCGACCAGCACCCGCCGGGCCGCACACCGGTCGGCGACCGCCGACAGCAGCGTCCCGCCGACCGCGTACGGCAGCAGCCCCAGCGCCAGGG belongs to Streptomyces sp. NBC_01454 and includes:
- a CDS encoding acyl-CoA mutase large subunit family protein, yielding MDADAIDEGRRRWQARYDSARKRDADFTTLSGDPVEPAYGPRPGDTVEGFERIGWPGEYPFTRGLYPTGYRGRTWTIRQFAGFGNAEQTNERYKMILKAGGGGLSVAFDMPTLMGRDSDDPRALGEVGHCGVAIDSAADMEVLFKDIPLGDVTTSMTISGPAVPVFCMYLVAAERQGIDPGVLNGTLQTDIFKEYIAQKEWLFQPEPHLRLIGDLMEHCARGIPAYKPLSVSGYHIREAGATAAQELAYTLADGFGYVELGLSRGLDVNTFAPGLSFFFDAHLDFFEEIAKFRAARRIWARWMRDVYGATSEKAQWLRFHTQTAGVSLTAQQPYNNVVRTAVEALAAVLGGTNSLHTNALDETLALPSEQAAEIALRTQQVLMEETGVANVADPLGGSWFIESLTDRIEADAEKIFEQIKERGRRAVPTGEHPIGPMTSGILRGIEDGWFTGEIAESAFQYQQALEKGDKKVVGVNCHHGSVTGDLEILRVSHEVEREQVRTLADRKAARDDARVQAALKTMLESARDGSNMIEPMLAAVRAEATLGEICGALRDEWGIYTEPAGF
- a CDS encoding DUF3817 domain-containing protein is translated as MKRSVLTRYRVMAYITAVMLLVLCTCMVFKYGFGMGKDLTLVVSQIHGVLYIVYLVFAFDLGSKAKWKFGKLLWVLIAGTIPTAAFFVERQVVREIEPLLAEGTPEPVKV
- a CDS encoding MarR family winged helix-turn-helix transcriptional regulator; amino-acid sequence: MPKPLSLAFDPIARADELWRQRWGSVPSMAAITSIMRAHQILLAEVDAVVKPYGLTFARYEALVLLTFSKAGELPMSKIGERLMVHPTSVTNTVDRLVKSGLVAKRPNPNDGRGTLATITEKGREVCDAATRELMAMDFGLGTYDAEECGEIFALLRPLRVAAADFKDE
- a CDS encoding MFS transporter yields the protein MPSPSGPAPSGPTPACPDGGRGADATARADGARPAGYRAVFAVHEFRYVFAAHLLSSLGVVVCELALSVLVFRITASPLLGALTLALGLLPYAVGGTLLSAVADRCAARRVLVGCDLLCALATAGMVLPGTPVPVLLALRCVLAVLAPVFAGTRAATLGEILGAGEPFVLGRSVIRLVNQGAQLAGFAAGGLLLAAVSPRSVLALTAGTFLASALLLRLGTRARPARGGVPGAAAGGALLGASLGGVRRLLADRRVRALLLLTWLPPAFVVVPEALLVPYSGLLGVGPAGTGLLLCAMPLGAVAAESLVGSLLGPRARARLTFPMGVFAVLPSLGFAARPSFGWAVLLLVLTGTGISYNFGVDRWFVAAVPEELLGQAMTVMQAGRMSVMGLAMGLAGAAAEWAPLRVVMPAAGVVGVAAVAAVIREVRRTAQGAGGAGAGARPGGAPGGRTRPPGPKTETRLTTM